The Inediibacterium massiliense genome has a segment encoding these proteins:
- a CDS encoding TAXI family TRAP transporter solute-binding subunit codes for MRKKMKLLSVFTICAMIAGLLGGCGGQTQDTSNEAQQVFVNIGTGGTAGTYFPLGGAFAEIWNNNIKGVNATAQSTGASVANINLLKDKKVEVVIVQNDVAWYTENGEEMFKDAKYANIRGLTTMYSEPLQIITTDPNIKSVGDLKGKNVAVGAIGSGVEANARQIIAAAGMDFEKDINAKFLSFSEASSGLKDKQVDAAFLTAGIPTAAIQDLGAQNDVHVVPVDGEVADKLLNKYKFFTKFTIPANTYKGQTEDIQTLTVKAMLAVNADLDEDLVYQLVKTLYDNHDRIVAAHNVGKNITKDTGLEGMSITLHPGAEKYFKEEGLLK; via the coding sequence ATGAGAAAAAAAATGAAACTATTATCAGTATTCACAATATGTGCTATGATTGCAGGGTTATTAGGAGGATGTGGAGGACAAACACAAGATACAAGTAATGAGGCTCAACAAGTTTTTGTCAATATTGGAACAGGCGGAACAGCAGGTACATATTTCCCATTAGGGGGAGCTTTTGCTGAAATATGGAACAATAACATAAAAGGAGTTAATGCTACTGCTCAAAGTACAGGAGCATCTGTAGCCAATATTAACTTATTAAAAGATAAAAAAGTAGAAGTTGTAATTGTACAAAATGACGTTGCTTGGTATACAGAAAATGGAGAAGAAATGTTTAAGGATGCTAAATATGCAAACATTAGAGGGTTAACCACTATGTATAGTGAACCTCTTCAAATCATTACTACAGATCCAAATATTAAAAGTGTAGGAGATTTAAAGGGCAAAAATGTTGCTGTAGGAGCTATTGGTAGTGGAGTGGAAGCAAACGCTAGACAAATTATAGCTGCTGCTGGAATGGATTTTGAAAAAGATATCAATGCAAAATTTTTATCTTTCTCAGAAGCATCATCAGGTCTTAAAGATAAACAAGTAGATGCTGCATTTTTAACAGCAGGAATTCCAACAGCTGCAATTCAAGATTTGGGAGCTCAAAATGATGTACACGTAGTACCTGTAGATGGAGAAGTAGCAGATAAATTATTAAATAAATACAAATTCTTTACAAAGTTTACTATTCCTGCAAACACTTATAAAGGTCAAACAGAAGATATACAAACTTTAACAGTAAAAGCAATGCTTGCTGTAAATGCTGATTTGGATGAAGACTTAGTATATCAACTTGTAAAAACTCTTTATGACAATCATGATAGAATAGTAGCAGCTCACAATGTAGGAAAAAATATTACAAAAGACACAGGGTTAGAAGGAATGTCTATTACATTACATCCTGGAGCTGAAAAATACTTTAAAGAGGAAGGATTATTAAAGTAA
- a CDS encoding ABC transporter ATP-binding protein, whose translation MSILKTKKLKKYYGNGPNIVKALDGVDVEIHEGEFVSIVGTSGSGKSTLLHMLGGLDRATSGDVWIGNKEIFSLNDEELTIFRRRNIGFVFQNYNLVPVLNVYENITLPIELDGGTIDHIFLDNIIRTLGLENKIHNMPNNLSGGQQQRVAIARALATKPTIILADEPTGNLDSKTSMEVIGLLKMTSKKFNQTIVMITHNEEIAQLADRIIHIEDGNIVGGDLQ comes from the coding sequence ATGAGCATATTAAAAACCAAAAAACTAAAAAAATACTATGGAAATGGACCAAATATTGTAAAAGCCCTGGATGGCGTAGATGTTGAAATCCATGAAGGAGAATTTGTATCTATTGTAGGGACATCGGGGAGTGGAAAAAGTACCCTTTTACATATGCTTGGAGGATTGGATCGGGCAACAAGTGGAGATGTATGGATAGGTAATAAAGAAATCTTTTCATTAAATGATGAAGAATTAACAATATTTCGACGTAGAAATATAGGCTTTGTATTTCAAAATTACAATCTTGTACCTGTATTAAATGTATATGAAAATATTACATTACCTATAGAACTAGATGGGGGCACTATTGATCACATCTTTTTAGATAATATTATAAGAACCTTAGGACTTGAAAATAAAATACATAATATGCCAAATAATCTTTCTGGAGGTCAACAACAACGGGTCGCCATAGCAAGAGCATTGGCCACCAAACCTACAATCATACTTGCAGATGAACCTACTGGAAATCTTGATAGCAAAACAAGTATGGAGGTTATTGGTCTTTTAAAAATGACAAGTAAAAAATTTAATCAAACCATAGTAATGATCACCCATAACGAAGAAATTGCACAGCTTGCCGATAGAATCATTCACATTGAAGATGGCAACATCGTAGGAGGTGATCTTCAATGA
- a CDS encoding sensor histidine kinase, whose product MKASIKIKWAIFIILLLIFNLFIISFFMLKGIEKNQRQSYEAFLKDNSKTANLYIREKFLSSNYKDYEKFYTENAQEIRLNLGRILDLYISFYDMKGNLISSIHDDREDQKKLKIMKEALNNKIVYEKSNEKILYLAPVYDLKKQIGVLKFEYNTKKEKDFYKEIRLLFLEVGMISIVGTYLLARLYFSKIVHNILGLKKSVKEIEKGNYEGVKILDEKDEIGDLSKGISFMASKIKENMNEIHDEKEKLQLAVDKLQSLEKQQKEFIGNITHEFKTPLTVIKAQIDLMTLYQDDEDMVYKSKEIAEKELKRLDSMVENILYLSKLEKYDFEIKKEKIDTQTLLVDICNRMSGKASKFGIEIIKNIQSAYIFMDSESFMQIFINLIDNAIKYNVSGGKIYIRSYVKDDFNYIEVEDTGIGIPNEHREKIFEPFYTVDKNRSKKFSGTGLGLSLVHNLVKRQKGRLTILDCKVGTIFQVAFPIYNKKIM is encoded by the coding sequence ATGAAAGCTAGTATAAAAATAAAATGGGCTATATTTATTATTTTATTACTTATTTTTAATCTTTTTATCATAAGTTTTTTTATGTTAAAAGGAATAGAGAAAAATCAAAGACAATCTTATGAAGCATTCTTAAAAGACAATAGTAAAACTGCAAATCTTTATATAAGGGAGAAATTTCTTTCTAGTAATTATAAAGATTATGAAAAATTTTATACTGAAAATGCACAAGAAATTAGATTGAACTTAGGGAGAATATTAGATTTATATATTTCATTTTATGATATGAAAGGAAATTTAATATCAAGTATACACGATGATAGAGAAGATCAAAAAAAATTAAAAATAATGAAGGAAGCTTTAAATAATAAAATTGTATATGAAAAAAGTAATGAAAAGATATTGTATCTAGCTCCTGTGTATGATTTGAAAAAACAAATTGGTGTATTAAAATTTGAATATAATACAAAAAAAGAAAAAGATTTTTATAAAGAAATCAGACTGCTTTTCTTAGAAGTTGGAATGATTTCAATTGTTGGAACTTACCTATTGGCACGTCTTTATTTTTCAAAAATTGTTCATAACATATTAGGACTTAAAAAATCTGTAAAAGAAATTGAAAAAGGAAATTATGAAGGAGTAAAAATATTAGATGAAAAAGACGAGATAGGCGATTTAAGTAAAGGAATATCCTTTATGGCGAGTAAAATAAAAGAAAATATGAATGAGATTCATGATGAAAAAGAAAAGCTACAGCTTGCAGTAGACAAGCTTCAAAGTTTAGAGAAGCAACAGAAAGAATTTATAGGAAACATCACTCATGAATTTAAAACTCCACTAACTGTAATAAAAGCACAAATAGATTTGATGACCCTTTATCAAGATGATGAAGATATGGTATATAAATCAAAGGAAATCGCAGAAAAAGAATTAAAAAGATTAGATAGTATGGTTGAAAATATACTTTACTTATCTAAACTTGAAAAGTATGATTTTGAAATAAAAAAAGAAAAGATAGATACACAAACACTTCTTGTAGATATATGCAATAGAATGAGTGGAAAGGCTTCTAAATTTGGTATAGAGATCATAAAAAATATCCAGTCTGCTTATATTTTTATGGATTCTGAAAGCTTTATGCAGATCTTTATTAATCTTATAGATAATGCAATCAAATATAATGTGAGCGGTGGAAAAATATATATAAGAAGCTATGTAAAGGATGATTTTAACTATATTGAAGTTGAAGATACAGGAATCGGAATACCTAATGAACATAGAGAAAAAATATTTGAACCTTTTTATACAGTAGATAAAAATCGATCTAAAAAATTTTCGGGAACAGGTTTAGGACTTTCTCTTGTCCACAATCTTGTAAAAAGACAAAAGGGACGGTTAACGATTTTAGATTGTAAAGTAGGAACTATTTTTCAAGTTGCATTTCCTATTTATAATAAAAAAATAATGTGA
- a CDS encoding sigma-70 family RNA polymerase sigma factor yields MEYSQSALVEGMKNKDVAAYEYMISKYTKTIYYLAYTILSGALNKEDIEECVSDVFLDAWIKINEFDEEKGNFRTWLLILTKYKALTYKRKKKLTNIINIEEFEIKDSYNLEKQFFQRQEQETVIKTINTFNKIDKEIFFRRYFFGEKINDLAKAFNLSRSAIDNRLLRGRMAIKEELNYE; encoded by the coding sequence TTGGAATACTCACAAAGTGCACTTGTGGAAGGAATGAAGAATAAAGATGTAGCCGCTTATGAATATATGATAAGCAAATATACAAAAACAATATATTACTTAGCTTATACTATTTTATCAGGGGCATTAAATAAGGAAGATATTGAGGAATGTGTATCAGATGTTTTTTTAGATGCCTGGATAAAAATTAATGAATTTGATGAAGAAAAAGGAAACTTTAGGACATGGCTTTTAATTTTGACAAAATATAAGGCACTTACATATAAAAGAAAGAAAAAGCTAACAAATATCATAAATATTGAGGAATTTGAAATTAAAGATAGTTACAATTTAGAGAAACAGTTTTTTCAAAGACAAGAGCAAGAGACGGTTATAAAAACCATCAATACTTTTAACAAGATAGATAAGGAAATATTTTTTAGAAGATATTTTTTTGGCGAAAAAATAAATGATTTGGCAAAAGCCTTTAATTTATCCAGATCAGCTATAGACAATAGGCTTTTAAGAGGAAGAATGGCTATAAAGGAGGAGTTAAATTATGAATGA
- a CDS encoding sensor histidine kinase yields the protein MNRLHIERIEKKHLEIYSNIIEKSLENTKKYKHDFNNILKTIEGYLQTEDIQGLKEYFYKQILKNYKINHNNMYHLANINDIPVKGLLSIKISEIIYNGIYFNLNILNEIEDFVIKQIDICRILGILIDNAIEASLESNDKTINLGIINDVNEIYIIISNSYKEKPKLHKLFEDGYSNKVDHSGLGLSIVKEFQEKKYKNIDLNTFIEDHLFHIELIIKR from the coding sequence TTGAATAGGTTACATATTGAAAGAATAGAAAAAAAACATTTAGAAATATATAGCAATATTATTGAAAAATCTCTTGAAAATACAAAAAAGTATAAACATGATTTTAATAATATTCTCAAAACTATAGAAGGATATCTACAAACTGAAGATATACAAGGATTAAAAGAGTATTTTTATAAACAAATTTTAAAAAATTATAAAATAAATCATAATAATATGTATCATTTAGCCAATATAAACGATATCCCTGTTAAAGGATTACTCAGCATTAAAATCTCAGAAATTATATATAATGGAATTTATTTCAATTTAAATATTTTAAATGAAATAGAAGATTTTGTAATAAAGCAGATTGATATTTGTAGAATTTTGGGAATATTAATAGATAATGCTATAGAAGCAAGTTTAGAATCTAATGACAAGACTATTAATTTGGGAATAATCAATGATGTAAATGAAATTTACATCATTATTTCAAATTCTTATAAAGAAAAGCCTAAACTACACAAGCTATTTGAAGATGGGTATTCAAATAAAGTTGATCATAGTGGCCTTGGTTTAAGTATAGTAAAAGAATTTCAAGAGAAAAAATATAAAAATATAGACCTAAATACATTTATCGAAGATCATTTATTTCATATTGAATTAATTATAAAAAGATAA
- a CDS encoding accessory gene regulator B family protein has protein sequence MYLLNKISKKIIDWMKNYIDHPSEEEIEIAEYGITSFLINIYKIPIFFLIAYLLGILKYYMLTTFLFSIIKMHSWGIHMRSGFTCILATLVSFVLIIYISIFFNICIFIKLLLSTISLYFLYKYAPADTEERPCLNENIRKKFKKRSIIIGMIYVICSFAYPSQIVSNIFILILFLQTICILPFTYNVFHRRYNNYEYY, from the coding sequence GTGTATTTATTGAACAAAATAAGTAAAAAAATAATTGACTGGATGAAAAACTATATAGATCATCCTTCAGAAGAAGAAATAGAAATAGCAGAATATGGGATAACTTCTTTTTTAATTAATATCTATAAAATACCTATATTCTTTTTGATAGCTTATTTATTGGGTATTTTGAAATATTATATGCTCACTACCTTTTTATTTTCTATTATAAAGATGCATAGTTGGGGAATACATATGCGTAGTGGATTTACTTGCATATTAGCAACTTTAGTTTCATTTGTTTTAATTATATATATATCAATATTTTTTAATATATGTATATTTATAAAATTACTATTATCCACCATATCTTTATATTTTTTATATAAATATGCTCCAGCAGATACAGAAGAACGACCGTGCTTAAATGAAAATATTAGAAAAAAGTTTAAAAAAAGATCTATTATAATTGGTATGATATATGTAATTTGCTCATTTGCATATCCAAGTCAAATAGTTTCTAATATTTTTATACTTATATTATTTTTGCAAACTATTTGTATTTTACCTTTTACATATAATGTCTTTCATAGGAGGTATAACAATTATGAATATTACTAA
- a CDS encoding LytTR family DNA-binding domain-containing protein, whose product MNNFKRKDIEKDQKSITIQKGSRTYILNFDEIIDFQMTGINHKIRVTTLNSQIEFYGKLKDLSSVLDKRFYQSHRACLINTDYIQMINKDPYDLYILMKNGQKSLLSRSGLKGLTAIV is encoded by the coding sequence TTGAATAATTTCAAAAGAAAAGATATAGAAAAAGACCAAAAGTCCATAACCATTCAAAAAGGGAGTAGAACTTATATTCTAAATTTTGATGAAATCATAGACTTTCAAATGACAGGAATCAATCATAAAATAAGAGTAACTACTTTGAATAGTCAGATAGAGTTTTATGGAAAACTTAAAGATCTTTCATCTGTGCTAGATAAAAGATTTTATCAATCTCATAGAGCTTGTTTAATTAATACAGATTATATTCAAATGATTAATAAAGATCCATATGATTTGTATATTTTAATGAAAAACGGACAGAAAAGTCTATTATCTAGGAGTGGTTTAAAGGGGTTGACTGCTATTGTATAA
- a CDS encoding 4Fe-4S binding protein has translation MKVKLTTEEIARLKGQGFILQRDQQYFVCRVITVDGNLNEKEAKKVADIAKKYGKGYMSFTMRLTVEIPGIEYENIEKVKEELKEVGLYSGGTGARVRPIVACKGTVCKFGLLDTQNLSRKIHERFYLGWYDVALPHKFKICVGGCPNNCAKPDLNDIGIMGQKKPQVDLDLCRGCKKCNVESVCRVGAAKVVDGKIKIDADKCIHCGLCIDACHFNAFQIGQEGVKIFIGGMWGKEPHIGESFDKIFTEEEAMDMIEKIILYYKEKGMHKERFGKMVQRIGFEKVEKDLLQDQ, from the coding sequence ATGAAAGTTAAGTTGACTACTGAAGAAATTGCTAGGTTAAAAGGACAAGGATTTATTTTGCAAAGAGATCAACAATATTTTGTATGCAGAGTGATTACAGTAGATGGAAATTTAAATGAAAAGGAAGCCAAAAAAGTTGCAGATATTGCAAAAAAATATGGTAAAGGATATATGAGTTTTACAATGAGATTGACAGTTGAAATTCCGGGGATAGAGTATGAAAATATTGAAAAGGTTAAAGAAGAATTAAAAGAAGTGGGACTGTACTCAGGAGGAACAGGAGCAAGAGTAAGGCCTATCGTAGCTTGTAAGGGGACAGTCTGTAAATTCGGTCTGCTAGATACTCAGAATTTGAGCCGTAAAATTCATGAAAGATTTTATTTAGGATGGTATGATGTAGCTCTTCCTCATAAATTTAAAATATGTGTGGGAGGCTGTCCAAATAATTGTGCAAAGCCTGATTTGAATGATATTGGAATCATGGGCCAGAAAAAACCTCAGGTTGATTTAGATTTGTGCAGAGGTTGTAAAAAATGTAATGTAGAAAGTGTCTGTAGAGTGGGGGCAGCAAAGGTAGTAGACGGGAAAATCAAAATAGATGCAGACAAATGCATTCATTGTGGATTGTGTATAGATGCATGTCATTTTAATGCTTTTCAAATTGGTCAAGAGGGAGTAAAGATTTTTATAGGAGGCATGTGGGGAAAAGAGCCTCATATAGGAGAATCATTTGATAAAATATTTACAGAGGAAGAAGCTATGGATATGATAGAAAAAATCATATTGTATTATAAAGAAAAGGGTATGCATAAAGAAAGATTTGGAAAAATGGTTCAAAGAATAGGTTTTGAAAAAGTAGAAAAAGATTTATTGCAGGATCAATAA
- a CDS encoding ABC transporter permease: MKFKNNNQAIIHKITRKSIKANQLRNLFAIIAITLTTILFTSLFTIGMGLIESMEQQTLRQVGGYAHGSFKELNKEEFDKIKNHPLIQEYGYSIMVNMAKNKEFLKHHTEIRYATDTQAKMFFSYPTTGKMPQNINEVATDTRVLDLLKIPHKIGEKIPIEYTIGKKKFHKELILSGFWEYDEVSCASMLFVSYDFVNKNILSMNIPRKNQESIGTGLIFLDVMFKNSQNIEKNMEKVLIDSGYSMNKNAPNHIKTGVNWAYLSTNFSMDPPTILAILSASLLIIFTGYLIIYNIFQISVMKDIRFYGLLKTIGTTPKQIKKIIQKQAFLLSIIGIPIGLVIGYVVGNILLPIIISTSNIQIASNSFSPIIFIGSSIFSLITVWISCRKPGNMASKVSPVEATRYIDVPIIYKKEKKSFKGGKVHHMAFSNLLRNKKKNILVVISMSLSIILLNSVFTLTNGFDMDKFLSNFVITDFTAGHANYFNMNHFDSESDTVSDQMIDRINKLDGIEDKGRIYYTTHMNKQDSIIQLYGLEDFPLSQLNIFEGEIDLEKFKTGNYIIEGVSSDDNRNIRYETSKYHIGDKVKITFEDNITKEYEVMAKAELIHSMSVRYYLVDSCTMYLPANEFVNQIKKPLTMSYIFNVEDQSINEVENFLNNYTNHIDPQMDYESKKKYIDNFYQFQNMFLLVGGVLSFIIGFIGILNFINAILTSITSRKREFAVLQSIGMTNQQLNKMLILEGLFYALSTLIISILLGSIVSFIIIKPIASSIWFYKYKFIIRPILMVSPILILISVFVPLISHRSIHKQTIVERLREIE, from the coding sequence ATGAAATTTAAAAACAATAATCAAGCCATCATTCATAAAATAACAAGAAAAAGTATAAAAGCAAATCAATTAAGGAATTTATTTGCAATCATTGCTATCACCCTTACAACAATTTTATTTACCTCTTTATTTACAATAGGAATGGGTTTGATTGAATCTATGGAACAACAAACCTTAAGACAGGTAGGAGGATATGCTCATGGTAGTTTTAAAGAACTAAACAAAGAAGAATTTGATAAAATTAAAAATCATCCTCTCATTCAAGAATATGGTTATTCCATCATGGTCAATATGGCCAAGAACAAAGAGTTTTTAAAACACCATACAGAAATTAGATACGCTACAGATACACAAGCAAAAATGTTTTTTAGTTATCCTACAACAGGAAAAATGCCACAAAACATCAATGAAGTGGCCACGGATACAAGAGTTCTTGATTTATTAAAAATACCTCATAAAATAGGTGAAAAAATTCCCATTGAATATACTATTGGAAAAAAAAAATTTCATAAAGAGCTTATTTTATCTGGATTTTGGGAGTATGATGAAGTTTCTTGTGCAAGTATGTTATTTGTTTCTTATGATTTTGTTAATAAGAATATTTTATCTATGAATATTCCTAGAAAAAATCAAGAAAGTATAGGAACAGGCTTGATCTTTTTAGATGTCATGTTTAAAAATAGCCAAAATATTGAAAAGAATATGGAAAAAGTCCTTATAGATAGCGGCTATAGTATGAATAAAAATGCACCTAATCATATCAAAACAGGAGTGAACTGGGCCTACTTATCTACCAACTTTAGTATGGATCCTCCAACAATCCTTGCTATTTTAAGTGCAAGTCTTTTAATTATATTTACAGGATATTTAATTATTTATAATATATTTCAAATATCTGTCATGAAAGATATTCGTTTTTATGGTTTATTAAAAACTATTGGTACTACACCCAAACAAATCAAAAAAATTATACAAAAACAAGCTTTTTTATTATCAATAATAGGTATACCTATAGGTCTTGTAATTGGTTATGTAGTAGGAAATATTCTTTTACCCATTATTATAAGTACATCCAATATTCAAATCGCTTCTAATTCCTTTAGCCCTATTATATTTATAGGTTCTTCTATTTTTTCTCTGATTACTGTATGGATTAGTTGTAGAAAACCAGGTAATATGGCATCAAAGGTTTCTCCAGTAGAAGCAACAAGATATATAGATGTCCCCATCATTTATAAAAAAGAGAAAAAATCTTTCAAGGGTGGAAAAGTACATCATATGGCATTTTCTAACCTTTTAAGAAATAAGAAAAAAAACATTTTAGTAGTGATTTCTATGTCTTTAAGTATCATACTTCTAAATTCTGTATTTACATTAACTAATGGCTTTGATATGGATAAATTTTTAAGTAACTTTGTCATAACAGATTTTACAGCAGGTCATGCAAACTACTTTAATATGAATCATTTCGATTCAGAAAGCGATACGGTATCAGATCAAATGATTGATCGTATCAATAAACTTGATGGCATAGAAGACAAGGGAAGAATTTATTATACGACACACATGAATAAACAAGATTCTATCATACAATTATACGGATTGGAGGACTTTCCTCTATCCCAATTAAATATATTTGAAGGAGAAATAGATCTAGAAAAGTTTAAGACAGGCAACTATATTATTGAAGGAGTCTCTTCAGATGATAATAGAAATATCCGATACGAAACAAGCAAATATCATATAGGAGATAAAGTTAAAATCACCTTTGAAGATAACATTACAAAAGAATATGAGGTGATGGCAAAAGCAGAGCTTATACATAGTATGTCTGTTAGATATTACCTAGTAGATTCTTGCACCATGTATCTTCCTGCAAATGAGTTTGTCAATCAAATCAAAAAACCTTTAACTATGAGTTATATTTTTAATGTAGAAGATCAATCTATCAATGAAGTAGAAAACTTTTTAAACAATTATACGAATCATATTGACCCACAAATGGACTATGAATCTAAAAAGAAATATATAGATAATTTTTATCAATTTCAAAACATGTTTTTATTAGTAGGTGGTGTTCTTAGCTTTATTATTGGGTTTATTGGAATACTCAACTTTATTAATGCTATCCTTACAAGCATTACCTCAAGGAAAAGAGAATTTGCCGTGCTTCAAAGCATCGGTATGACCAATCAACAGTTAAATAAAATGTTAATATTAGAAGGTCTTTTTTATGCTTTATCCACCCTAATCATTTCTATACTATTAGGAAGTATCGTGTCTTTTATAATTATCAAACCAATTGCAAGTAGTATATGGTTTTATAAGTATAAATTTATTATCCGTCCAATTTTAATGGTATCACCTATTTTAATTTTAATATCTGTATTTGTTCCTCTAATTTCTCATAGAAGTATCCATAAACAAACTATTGTTGAAAGATTAAGAGAGATTGAATAA
- a CDS encoding transposase yields the protein MPRAARIKNEEGIYHIMCRSISEVNLFLEDQDKIKYFQLIQKYKEKFRFKVYAYCLMDNHGHLIIDCNGVDISKIMHSINFCYAQYFNRKYNRHGHLFQDRFKSKLIKDEKYLITLSAYIHNNPKDLSDYKYQVERYQFSSLNDYIKETNSFEILDTSFLIQLLNLNNKKNKRAYIEFVKKCESEDDPIDVEFESVENVYKSERKILSRHYTGEQVIEIVAKYLDIEENRVHVKYKRQYVKLRAISCFLMSCYCNMKQKNICELIGNISQTRVSSLSMIGMKMAFEEQKLLDKFLKSA from the coding sequence ATGCCTAGAGCAGCACGAATAAAAAATGAAGAAGGAATTTATCATATTATGTGTCGAAGTATAAGTGAAGTTAATTTATTTTTAGAGGATCAAGATAAAATCAAATATTTTCAGTTGATTCAAAAATATAAAGAGAAGTTTCGATTCAAGGTATATGCATATTGTTTAATGGATAATCATGGACACCTAATTATAGATTGTAATGGAGTAGATATATCTAAAATTATGCATAGTATTAATTTTTGCTACGCTCAATATTTTAATAGGAAATATAATAGACATGGACATTTATTTCAAGATAGATTCAAGAGCAAACTGATCAAGGATGAAAAATATTTGATTACATTATCTGCTTATATTCATAATAATCCTAAGGATTTATCTGATTATAAATATCAAGTAGAAAGATATCAATTTTCTAGTTTAAATGATTATATAAAAGAAACAAATAGCTTTGAAATATTAGATACTTCTTTTCTAATTCAATTACTTAATTTAAATAATAAGAAAAATAAACGAGCATATATTGAATTTGTAAAAAAATGTGAAAGTGAAGATGATCCTATTGATGTAGAATTTGAAAGTGTTGAAAATGTATATAAAAGTGAAAGAAAAATTCTTTCAAGGCATTATACAGGAGAACAAGTCATAGAAATAGTAGCTAAATATTTAGATATAGAGGAAAATAGAGTACATGTAAAATACAAAAGGCAATATGTAAAATTAAGAGCTATTAGTTGTTTTTTGATGAGTTGCTATTGTAATATGAAGCAAAAAAATATATGCGAATTAATCGGAAATATTAGCCAAACTAGAGTGTCAAGTTTATCTATGATAGGAATGAAAATGGCGTTTGAAGAACAGAAATTATTAGATAAGTTTTTAAAAAGTGCTTAG
- a CDS encoding response regulator transcription factor, with the protein MEIKILVADDEENITDSIAYVLKREQYTVYKAYDGEEAVSQIHKLRPDLLILDIMMPKLNGYEVCKKIENNNNIGIIMLTAKSDLIDKVLGLELGADDYMTKPFDMVELLARVRSLSRRIKKGNSIIEKRSDEVLKLHEIKICLRERVVYIENDMIDLKPKEFDLLSFLVENKEKTFTRDEILDRVWGQDYFGGTRTIDIHIQRIRKKIGKYSEIIKTVPKIGYKVVEKIYES; encoded by the coding sequence ATGGAAATCAAAATATTAGTAGCAGATGATGAAGAAAATATAACAGATTCAATCGCTTATGTCCTAAAGCGTGAACAATATACAGTGTATAAAGCTTATGATGGGGAGGAAGCGGTAAGTCAGATACACAAGCTTCGTCCAGATTTATTGATTTTAGATATAATGATGCCAAAGCTTAATGGATATGAGGTTTGTAAAAAAATAGAAAATAATAACAATATAGGTATTATCATGCTTACAGCTAAAAGTGATTTGATAGATAAAGTATTAGGGCTTGAATTAGGTGCTGATGATTATATGACAAAACCATTTGATATGGTAGAGCTTCTTGCAAGAGTTAGATCTTTAAGTAGAAGAATAAAAAAAGGAAATAGCATAATAGAAAAAAGATCTGATGAAGTTTTAAAGCTACATGAAATAAAAATATGTTTAAGAGAAAGAGTCGTTTATATAGAAAATGATATGATAGATTTAAAACCGAAAGAATTTGATCTTTTATCATTTCTTGTGGAAAATAAGGAAAAAACTTTTACAAGAGATGAGATCCTAGATAGAGTTTGGGGACAAGATTATTTTGGAGGAACAAGAACTATTGATATACATATCCAAAGAATTAGAAAAAAGATAGGAAAATATAGTGAAATCATAAAGACTGTACCTAAAATCGGATATAAAGTAGTGGAGAAAATTTATGAAAGCTAG